The DNA segment ATTGATAATAGAAGTCCAATATTATACATGGAGAACTACCTTTGACAAATTTCCTGGAGGCAACCTTCCTCTAGTCCACGCAGGCGAGTGTCCTCTGTTTGTGTAAACTGGTTCACATTTACCTCCTCGTTCTCTCACTCAGGTGAATGTGGATTACACTGAGAAGACCGTTTCCATTAGTAACTaccccctctctgctgcactGACCTGTGCCAAGATGTGCTCTGCCTTTGAGGAGGTATGGGGTGTGTTGTGATGCTACCAAACTGCTGCTCCAGAGGACACAGCAAATACATGGACTTTAATCGATGAGGAAGAGGTTGGCCAGAAATACAGTACAGACTGTCTGCCTCAGCTCTTATGTTCTGTGAGGCAAGGATATGTATGAATGGTGCAACTGACTTGTGTGAAGAAGTACTATTTTTTTTGTTACTGGTTGGAACTGTGCTGTTTGAGCAAATACATTTAATAAGACAATGGTGAATATAAACATCttatactgaattgccattttTTATTTAGCAGGTCTTGGATATACAGTAATAATAAACTGCATGTATGATAAGGTTGATAAATCTGATTGATTTGTGAtccttgaaataaaaatgtcttGAGCTGTGTTACAAAAAGTCACATTTCACTTCATAAAACATTTAATGAAATATACACCATAGTATATACATGTAAAATATAATTACACACTATTATGGCAAGGACAACGGTATGATGAAAAACTTGTACCATGTGATGTTAAAATAGTTTATCTACCAATCTAAAATCTACCAGAGGTCTGTATTGTCAGTCCAACTCCATAAGGAATTGCTTCACTTGGTTGTTGTACTCTGTTTCTCTGGGTGTTGTGGTGCTTTTGTAAGCGCCTTGATATGTCTTTTCACCATCTTTATCGCTGTCTTCTGTGATTTGCTTTATTATATGCTTGACTTGGTTCCCTTCCCTGCTAGTTTAGGTGACTTCCCTGCTGGTTTAGGTGACTTCCCTGCTGGTTTAGGTGACTTCCTTGCTGGTTTAGGTGACTTCCTAGCTGGTTTGGGTGACTTCCCTGCTGGTTTAGGTGACTTCCTTGCTGGTTTAGGTGACTTCCTTGCTGGTTTGGGTGACTTCCCTGCTGGTTTGCCTGTTTTAGCACCTGGTCTTGCAGCCTGTCCTTTTGGTTTCAAGGTTCCTTTCTCACCTGCAGACTTGGCGCCTGTTTTAAGTCTTGTGGCTCTTTTCACATTCTTTTCCCCTGACAATTTCTAGAAAACGGTAAACATTTGTTAAAACTTCTAAAATGCACATTTCATACTTTGGGTAAAATTGCTAATTTCTCAGCTGTAATATGTCAATCAAATTATTAcccaaaaaagtattgatttgGTCTCTACCTTTTTGTTGAGCTTGAATGAACCTGATGCTCCAGTTCCTGTGGTCTGCACCAGAGTCTCTTTCCTCACCAGACCCTTCACTGCTAAGTTAACACGGGTGTTGTTCTTGCTGACATCGTAACCACCAGCTGCCAAGGCGTGCTTGAGCTCCACCATGGAGATACCCCCGCGGTGCTTACACTGAGAGACCACCCGAAGTATCAGTTGCGAGACCCTGGGCAAACCTGATCCTGTCTTGGCTTCACTCGGTTCAGCCTGTACCTGGTACTTGAAAAGCCGGACTGGAGTTGCTACGTGCAGGGTAATGATATATTTAGTTTATTATGAAATATTCATGAACTCATAAGAACTCCAAATTGCATCTAATGTAGCTTATCTGATAGCTGGCTACAGTAAGTAGAATCTGAAAACATTAAGCTAGCTCTAGCTTAAACATGAAACAATGGCCGGTTACACTAGCTAACAGTACTGTACTAACGTTAGTacaatacagtactgtagctcttCTACAGTAACAATACTTACATGGCAACGGCTGTTTTTCTTTTCCTGTGACATTTGTCTTCTCTTGAATTGCACGTTTCAGTAACTGACCCAACCGTCGAGCTCCTGCCTTCCCTAGGCCTCGACCGCCTGGAGATTTTGTCTTTGGTTGCTTTGCCAACAAAGGTGATTTAACGGAACTTTTCACCTGTGGTTTAGCCGGGGTGTTGACCTTTTGTTTTGCCGGCTTTTGTTTGGGTTTAACTTTGTGTTTCCTTGGATGGATTATTGTTTCCTTCAATTTAATATTTACTCTCTTTTTCCCATTCgttc comes from the Osmerus eperlanus chromosome 7, fOsmEpe2.1, whole genome shotgun sequence genome and includes:
- the LOC134023615 gene encoding histone H1-like, translating into MPKEKNRTNGKKRVNIKLKETIIHPRKHKVKPKQKPAKQKVNTPAKPQVKSSVKSPLLAKQPKTKSPGGRGLGKAGARRLGQLLKRAIQEKTNVTGKEKQPLPSTPVRLFKYQVQAEPSEAKTGSGLPRVSQLILRVVSQCKHRGGISMVELKHALAAGGYDVSKNNTRVNLAVKGLVRKETLVQTTGTGASGSFKLNKKKLSGEKNVKRATRLKTGAKSAGEKGTLKPKGQAARPGAKTGKPAGKSPKPARKSPKPARKSPKPAGKSPKPARKSPKPARKSPKPAGKSPKPAGKSPKLAGKGTKSSI